In Nitrospiria bacterium, a single window of DNA contains:
- a CDS encoding dihydrolipoyl dehydrogenase translates to MEQFDLVVIGAGSGGFAAARVATGLGKKVALIDKGPFGGLCILKGCMPSKTLLRSAELVHLGKTSIKLGVSFKKPQIDYPGIISRKNEIIKGFSDYRFQEVVSNPNITFIDGLAQFRSPREIQVGSRIIQGEKFVIGTGSDLAIPPIPGLKEFGFITSDDALELTKLPKSLAVLGAGAVGLELGQHFARMGVKVTILERSGHVLSKEDEDIGTALGQYLQEEGMEVCHHLTFERVSKKGTLKSFEITCQGTPRSVEVEEILLAAGRQPQLEGLNLEAAGVETNWNGIIVNDEMETKTTGIFAVGDVTGIYQLTHVAVYQGEVAGHNAFSEQKKKADYRIVPFVVFTDPTFAKVGLTEKEAQQKGINVQVASFPFNDLGKAICTGQTQGFAKMIADSKTGEILGVQVLGPEGGELIHEMIVAMTFRSTVQQFLQIPHYHPTLSEIFTYPAEEIAEKISSSKLLKT, encoded by the coding sequence CATTCTCAAGGGATGCATGCCCTCTAAAACCCTCCTTCGTTCCGCAGAATTGGTACATCTGGGTAAAACTTCAATTAAACTTGGCGTCTCTTTTAAAAAACCTCAAATTGATTACCCAGGAATTATTTCAAGGAAAAATGAGATCATCAAGGGTTTTTCCGATTATCGGTTTCAAGAAGTCGTATCCAATCCCAACATCACCTTCATCGATGGGCTCGCTCAATTCCGATCCCCAAGGGAAATACAAGTGGGATCAAGAATCATTCAAGGAGAAAAATTTGTCATTGGAACGGGCTCCGATTTGGCCATCCCTCCCATTCCGGGCCTAAAGGAGTTCGGGTTTATCACCAGTGATGACGCACTCGAATTGACAAAGCTCCCCAAATCATTGGCGGTTCTCGGTGCCGGAGCGGTAGGTTTGGAGTTAGGGCAGCACTTTGCGCGGATGGGGGTCAAGGTCACCATATTAGAAAGAAGCGGCCATGTGCTGAGTAAAGAAGATGAGGATATTGGAACGGCCTTGGGTCAATACCTCCAAGAAGAGGGAATGGAAGTGTGTCACCATTTAACATTTGAGAGGGTTTCAAAAAAGGGGACCTTAAAATCCTTTGAAATCACATGCCAAGGAACACCCCGAAGTGTGGAGGTAGAGGAAATATTATTGGCAGCAGGCCGGCAACCCCAACTGGAAGGCTTAAATTTAGAAGCCGCAGGGGTGGAAACCAATTGGAATGGCATCATTGTCAATGATGAAATGGAAACCAAAACCACTGGAATTTTCGCTGTGGGGGATGTCACCGGAATATATCAGCTCACCCATGTGGCCGTTTATCAGGGGGAGGTTGCAGGCCATAACGCGTTTTCGGAGCAAAAGAAAAAAGCGGATTACCGCATTGTTCCATTTGTGGTTTTTACCGATCCCACTTTCGCAAAGGTGGGACTAACCGAAAAAGAAGCGCAACAAAAAGGAATCAACGTTCAAGTGGCTTCTTTCCCCTTTAATGATTTAGGGAAGGCCATCTGTACCGGACAGACCCAAGGCTTTGCGAAAATGATTGCCGATTCAAAAACCGGGGAAATTTTAGGGGTCCAGGTGTTGGGCCCTGAAGGGGGAGAGCTGATTCATGAAATGATCGTGGCCATGACCTTTCGAAGCACCGTCCAGCAATTTCTTCAGATTCCTCATTACCACCCTACCCTTTCTGAAATTTTTACCTACCCTGCCGAAGAAATTGCCGAAAAGATAAGTTCATCTAAACTTTTAAAAACCTGA
- a CDS encoding SLC13 family permease: protein MNFPPLPDIHAVAILILTGIALFLFTREKIPLETSSLLVLAAVTIGFELFPYTLGDKKLRAVDFFSGFGHEALVAVCALMIAGQGLVRTGALEPFGRALARIWVLSPQFSLFLALLVSGVLSAFVNNTPIVILFLPILISVSLRTKTPASKILMPMGFATLVGGMSTTIGTSTNLLVVSVAADLGIQRFQMFDFFVPAAIAGGIAVVYLWLLAPRLLPERVPLLGDTSPRIFTAQLIINEESFGEGKSLSELIKKTNGAMRVTRIQRGPGTFITPLPDVLIKAGDRMRVDDTPEQLKEFEQVLGASLFSGENPVNEENPLKAEDQQIAEVVVVPGSPLEGTTINYARFRDRYQLVTLAIHRAGRVVETIRKSLGDVVLRTGDVLLVQGAREQIKSLKQTGELLVLDATSDLPHTSKAPLALAIMAGVILVVAFGLLPIAISSLVGVLLMIFTGCLSWRDATSALSAPVIMIVVASLALGVAMVKTGGAEYLAQVFVTATFGASPTMVLSGLMLLMAVLTNIVSNNAAAVIGTPISVSIAQQLGMPPEPFVLAVLFGSNMSYATPMAYKTNLLVMNAGGYSFGDFVRIGVPLTLIMWLTFSWLLPLMYGF, encoded by the coding sequence GAATTTTCCGCCACTACCCGATATTCATGCTGTAGCCATTTTAATTTTAACTGGGATCGCCCTTTTCCTGTTTACACGGGAAAAAATTCCATTGGAAACATCAAGCCTTTTGGTGTTAGCAGCGGTCACCATAGGGTTTGAACTTTTCCCTTACACGCTGGGGGATAAGAAGCTCCGCGCAGTCGATTTCTTTTCAGGATTTGGACACGAAGCCTTAGTGGCGGTGTGTGCCCTTATGATTGCCGGCCAGGGATTAGTACGGACGGGGGCTTTAGAACCTTTTGGCCGTGCCTTGGCTAGGATTTGGGTTTTATCCCCTCAGTTTTCCTTGTTTCTGGCACTCCTGGTGAGTGGGGTCTTAAGTGCCTTTGTAAACAATACCCCTATTGTCATTCTGTTTTTACCCATTCTCATTTCTGTTTCCCTTCGAACAAAAACACCCGCTTCAAAGATATTAATGCCAATGGGTTTTGCCACCTTAGTCGGGGGAATGAGTACCACAATAGGTACCTCGACGAACCTTCTGGTGGTTTCCGTTGCGGCGGATTTAGGGATACAAAGGTTTCAAATGTTTGATTTTTTTGTTCCTGCAGCAATCGCCGGGGGTATCGCGGTGGTTTACCTCTGGCTCTTGGCACCACGGCTTCTCCCGGAGCGAGTACCTCTCCTGGGTGATACCTCTCCTCGGATTTTCACGGCCCAATTGATTATTAACGAAGAGAGTTTTGGGGAGGGAAAATCCCTTTCGGAACTGATTAAGAAAACAAACGGAGCAATGAGAGTAACGCGAATTCAAAGAGGCCCCGGGACTTTTATTACCCCCCTTCCGGATGTGCTCATTAAGGCAGGGGACCGGATGCGGGTGGATGATACCCCTGAACAGTTAAAGGAATTTGAACAGGTCCTTGGCGCTTCGCTTTTTTCGGGTGAGAACCCGGTGAATGAAGAGAATCCTCTTAAAGCGGAAGATCAGCAAATCGCTGAGGTTGTGGTGGTTCCGGGTTCACCGCTTGAGGGAACAACCATAAATTATGCGCGGTTCAGGGACCGTTATCAATTGGTTACCCTTGCCATTCACCGGGCAGGAAGAGTCGTGGAGACCATTCGAAAAAGTTTGGGCGATGTTGTATTAAGGACAGGGGATGTCCTTTTAGTTCAGGGGGCCCGGGAGCAAATTAAATCCCTTAAACAAACCGGTGAATTATTGGTCTTGGATGCCACTTCCGATCTTCCCCATACGTCCAAGGCTCCCTTGGCGCTTGCAATTATGGCAGGGGTGATCCTAGTCGTTGCGTTTGGGTTATTACCGATTGCAATCAGTTCCTTAGTTGGTGTCCTACTCATGATTTTTACCGGGTGCCTCAGCTGGAGAGATGCAACAAGTGCCTTAAGCGCTCCTGTCATAATGATTGTTGTCGCCAGTCTGGCTCTTGGTGTAGCAATGGTTAAAACAGGAGGGGCGGAATATCTTGCCCAGGTGTTTGTAACGGCAACGTTTGGCGCATCCCCAACAATGGTCCTGAGCGGGCTGATGTTGTTAATGGCGGTTTTAACCAATATTGTTTCAAACAATGCCGCCGCGGTCATTGGTACCCCCATTTCCGTCAGTATTGCCCAGCAATTGGGGATGCCCCCTGAGCCTTTTGTCCTTGCGGTCCTGTTCGGTTCCAACATGAGTTATGCAACTCCTATGGCCTATAAAACCAATTTGCTTGTAATGAATGCGGGGGGATATTCATTCGGGGACTTTGTCAGGATCGGAGTTCCGCTGACACTGATCATGTGGCTGACATTTTCCTGGCTGCTTCCTTTAATGTATGGTTTCTGA